The Clostridium septicum genome contains a region encoding:
- a CDS encoding IS91 family transposase gives MKKGKIKRILEDHWKEFEKLYKNKIRPNVKKEVEKVLKCKDTKYGFIELKCNNCNTTKRIGFTCKSRFCTSCGKIYTDNWIDNMLGNLINVRHRHIVFTIPKELREFFGLDRQRLKILPKCAARAVTSWMHSLNRKEEFTPGIVTVIHTFGRDLKWNPHVHMMVTEGGRGNITEWRHIRHISYESLRKRWQKVLLDEITYINGNTKEIKLLKNKLYKEKDKGFYVHAKTEIKSAKTAAKYVGRYVGRPAIAESRILKYDGENVTYKYTRHEDNKVIVETVHVYEFIKRIIRHIPEKNFKMIRYFGIYSRRSKGKFNFIKMIDEKILSIRRSIATWENRILAISGVNPCKCPNCGNKMRFHDIVYPKYGSMRERLRIKIIEENEEKLEKAIENYAITKRILSGKIIPKTT, from the coding sequence ATGAAAAAAGGTAAGATAAAAAGAATATTAGAAGACCATTGGAAAGAGTTTGAAAAGTTATATAAAAATAAGATTAGACCTAATGTTAAAAAGGAAGTAGAAAAAGTTTTAAAGTGTAAAGATACAAAGTATGGATTTATTGAATTGAAGTGTAATAATTGTAATACTACAAAGAGAATCGGATTTACATGTAAAAGTAGATTTTGTACTTCATGTGGAAAGATTTATACGGATAATTGGATTGATAATATGTTGGGAAATTTAATAAATGTTAGGCATAGACATATAGTTTTTACTATACCAAAAGAATTAAGAGAATTCTTTGGACTGGATAGACAAAGACTTAAGATATTGCCGAAGTGCGCAGCGAGAGCTGTTACGAGTTGGATGCATAGTTTAAATAGAAAGGAGGAATTCACACCAGGTATAGTAACTGTAATACATACATTTGGAAGAGATTTAAAGTGGAATCCTCATGTACATATGATGGTTACAGAAGGAGGGAGAGGAAATATAACAGAATGGAGGCATATAAGGCACATATCTTATGAATCATTAAGAAAAAGATGGCAAAAGGTTTTGTTAGATGAAATAACTTATATAAATGGAAATACAAAAGAAATTAAATTACTAAAAAATAAACTATATAAAGAGAAAGATAAAGGTTTTTATGTTCATGCTAAAACTGAGATAAAATCAGCGAAGACAGCAGCAAAATATGTAGGGAGATATGTGGGACGTCCTGCGATAGCGGAATCAAGGATTCTTAAATATGATGGTGAAAATGTGACTTATAAATATACTAGACATGAAGATAATAAGGTCATAGTTGAAACTGTACATGTATATGAGTTCATAAAAAGAATAATAAGACATATTCCAGAGAAAAATTTTAAAATGATAAGATACTTTGGAATTTATTCTAGAAGAAGCAAAGGAAAATTTAATTTTATAAAAATGATAGATGAAAAGATATTAAGTATAAGAAGATCTATAGCAACTTGGGAGAATAGAATACTGGCAATAAGTGGTGTAAATCCGTGTAAATGTCCTAACTGTGGTAATAAAATGAGATTTCATGATATTGTATATCCTAAATATGGGTCCATGAGGGAACGGCTGAGAATTAAGATTATAGAAGAGAATGAAGAAAAATTAGAAAAGGCTATAGAAAATTATGCTATTACTAAACGTATATTAAGTGGTAAAATAATTCCGAAAACAACTTAG
- the ruvB gene encoding Holliday junction branch migration DNA helicase RuvB translates to MERIITPEEILEDSNGLSLRPQTINEYIGQDKVKERLNIFIKAAKNRGEALDHVLLYGPPGLGKTTLANIIAKEMGGELKITSGPAIERAGDLAAILTTLKDNDVLFIDEIHRLNRNVEEILYPAMEDYVLDIVIGKGAAAKSIRLDLPKFTLIGATTRIGMLTSPLRDRFGVLCDMEYYTEEQLKDIIIRSAFVLNCDITEEGALELARRSRGTPRIANRLLKRVRDYAEVYSDSLISFKEAKAALELLEVDNKGFDRVDNKILEAIIDNFDGGPVGIETLSYFIGEELGTIEDVYEPYLLQTGFIVRTARGRIATEKAYEHLGRSKGKKKQKDAQQTFFK, encoded by the coding sequence ATGGAAAGAATAATAACACCTGAAGAGATTTTAGAAGATAGTAATGGATTAAGTTTAAGACCTCAAACTATAAATGAATATATTGGTCAAGATAAAGTAAAAGAAAGACTAAATATATTTATTAAGGCTGCTAAAAATAGAGGTGAAGCATTAGATCATGTTCTTTTATATGGTCCACCAGGACTTGGGAAAACCACCCTTGCTAATATAATAGCAAAAGAAATGGGGGGAGAGCTTAAAATAACTTCAGGTCCTGCAATCGAAAGAGCTGGTGATTTAGCTGCTATATTAACTACCCTAAAAGATAATGATGTATTATTTATAGATGAAATACATAGGCTTAATAGAAATGTAGAAGAAATATTATATCCTGCTATGGAGGATTATGTTTTAGATATAGTAATTGGTAAAGGTGCAGCTGCAAAGTCTATAAGACTTGATTTACCGAAGTTTACACTTATTGGAGCGACAACTAGAATAGGAATGTTAACATCACCTCTTAGAGATAGATTTGGCGTACTTTGTGATATGGAATATTATACAGAAGAACAATTAAAAGATATAATAATAAGATCAGCATTTGTGCTTAATTGTGATATTACTGAGGAAGGCGCTTTAGAACTTGCAAGAAGATCTAGAGGAACTCCAAGAATTGCAAATAGATTATTAAAGAGAGTCAGAGATTATGCTGAAGTGTATTCTGATTCTTTAATAAGTTTTAAAGAAGCAAAGGCAGCTCTTGAACTTCTGGAGGTAGACAATAAGGGCTTTGATAGAGTAGATAATAAAATATTAGAAGCAATAATAGATAATTTTGATGGAGGCCCTGTTGGAATAGAAACATTATCCTATTTTATTGGAGAAGAGCTTGGAACAATTGAAGATGTTTATGAGCCATATTTACTTCAAACAGGATTTATAGTTAGAACAGCAAGGGGAAGAATTGCTACGGAGAAAGCTTATGAACATTTAGGAAGAAGTAAAGGGAAAAAGAAACAGAAGGATGCACAACAAACATTTTTTAAATAG
- the tgt gene encoding tRNA guanosine(34) transglycosylase Tgt, whose protein sequence is MSKKRYTLLKKDGEARRGRFETPHGTIETPVFMNVGTCAVIKGAVSTMDLKEIGCQVELSNTYHLHLRPSDKVVANLGGLHQFMNWDRPILTDSGGFQVFSLSGMRKIKEEGVYFSSHIDGRKIFMGPEESMQIQSNLASTIAMAFDECIPNPSTREYVEKSVARTTRWLERCKNEMDRLNSLDNTINKEQMLFGINQGGCYEDIRIEHAKTITKMDLDGYAIGGLAVGETHEEMYRIIEAVVPHLPEDKPIYLMGVGTPENILEAVDRGVDFFDCVLPARNGRHGHVFTKNGKINLMNAKFELDTRPIDEGCQCPACKSYTRAYIRHLFKAKEMLAMRLCVLHNLYFYNKLMEEIRNAIDGEYFKEFKEQKLKEWNTKA, encoded by the coding sequence GTGAGTAAAAAAAGATATACATTATTAAAAAAAGATGGAGAAGCAAGAAGAGGGAGATTTGAAACACCTCATGGAACAATAGAAACTCCAGTTTTTATGAATGTTGGAACTTGTGCAGTAATTAAAGGGGCAGTTTCAACAATGGACTTAAAGGAAATAGGATGTCAAGTTGAACTATCAAATACATATCACCTTCATTTAAGACCATCAGATAAAGTTGTTGCTAATTTAGGTGGTTTACATCAATTTATGAATTGGGATAGACCTATTCTTACAGATTCAGGTGGATTCCAAGTATTCTCATTATCAGGTATGAGAAAGATAAAAGAAGAAGGAGTATATTTTTCTTCACATATAGATGGAAGAAAAATATTTATGGGACCAGAAGAGAGTATGCAAATTCAAAGTAATCTTGCATCTACTATAGCTATGGCTTTTGATGAGTGTATTCCTAATCCATCAACTAGAGAATATGTAGAAAAGTCAGTTGCAAGAACTACAAGATGGCTTGAAAGATGTAAAAATGAAATGGATAGGCTAAATTCACTTGATAATACTATAAATAAAGAACAAATGCTTTTTGGTATAAACCAAGGTGGATGTTATGAAGATATAAGAATTGAACATGCTAAAACAATTACAAAAATGGACTTAGATGGATATGCTATTGGTGGTTTAGCAGTTGGAGAAACTCATGAAGAAATGTATAGAATAATAGAAGCGGTAGTACCACATCTTCCAGAAGATAAACCTATTTATTTAATGGGAGTTGGAACACCTGAAAATATTTTAGAAGCTGTTGACAGAGGAGTAGATTTCTTCGATTGTGTTTTACCAGCAAGAAATGGAAGACATGGGCATGTATTTACTAAAAATGGTAAGATAAATCTTATGAATGCAAAATTTGAATTAGATACAAGACCAATAGATGAAGGATGTCAATGTCCAGCATGTAAAAGTTATACAAGAGCATATATAAGACATTTATTTAAAGCGAAAGAAATGCTAGCTATGAGATTATGTGTTCTTCATAATTTATATTTTTATAATAAACTTATGGAAGAGATAAGGAATGCCATCGATGGTGAATATTTTAAGGAATTTAAAGAACAAAAGCTTAAAGAATGGAATACTAAAGCTTAA
- a CDS encoding TIGR04086 family membrane protein, producing MDFKSYFRSVLKGMVGALIITVLITAIFSLIMTKVSFSEGVFNVIYVVISCIALVIGSIIGAKAHGSKGWIVGLGVGITFYIALYIIGIICGVEASLAMYDLIKFALCVLIGTLSGMLGINL from the coding sequence ATGGATTTTAAAAGTTACTTTCGAAGTGTTTTGAAAGGTATGGTTGGAGCTTTAATTATAACTGTTTTAATTACTGCTATATTTTCTTTAATTATGACAAAGGTATCCTTTAGTGAAGGTGTTTTTAACGTCATTTATGTTGTAATTTCATGTATAGCTTTAGTTATAGGTAGTATAATTGGAGCAAAAGCACATGGTAGTAAGGGATGGATAGTAGGATTAGGAGTTGGCATTACATTTTACATAGCATTATACATAATAGGCATTATTTGTGGTGTAGAAGCTAGTCTTGCTATGTATGATTTAATAAAATTTGCTTTATGTGTTTTAATAGGAACTTTATCAGGAATGCTTGGAATAAACCTTTAA
- the yajC gene encoding preprotein translocase subunit YajC has protein sequence MNLFITLLPIILMFGLMYLLLILPEKKRNKKYNEMLSQLEKNDEVMTRGGIIGKIIIIEENNVIIETSAERTKIKVSKTGIATKLNKED, from the coding sequence ATGAATTTATTTATAACGTTATTACCAATTATTTTAATGTTTGGACTTATGTATTTATTACTTATATTACCTGAAAAGAAGAGAAATAAAAAGTACAATGAAATGCTTTCACAATTAGAGAAAAATGATGAAGTTATGACTAGAGGTGGAATCATTGGTAAGATAATAATTATAGAAGAAAACAATGTAATTATAGAAACTAGTGCAGAAAGAACAAAAATTAAAGTTTCTAAAACTGGAATAGCAACAAAATTAAATAAAGAAGATTAG
- the queA gene encoding tRNA preQ1(34) S-adenosylmethionine ribosyltransferase-isomerase QueA, giving the protein MKVSDFDFYLPEELIAQHPLERRDSSRLMVLDRNTGDVEHKHFHDIIEYLNEGDTIVLNNTRVMPARLIGEKEGTGGKIEFLLLKRIEGDKWECLAKPGKKAKIGQKFVFGSGKLNCEVIDIIEEGNRIIEFSYEGIFEQVLDELGEMPLPPYITERLEDRERYQTVYSKEKGSAAAPTAGLHFTEELLNEIKAKGINIAYLTLHVGLGTFRPVKAETIDEHVMHSEYYSLDEKDAEIINDTKIRGNRVISVGTTSTRTLETIANEDGLVRPQSGWTNIFIYPGYKFKVVDNLITNFHLPESTLIMLVSALAGKENVMNAYKEAVEEKYRFFSFGDSMFIK; this is encoded by the coding sequence ATGAAAGTTAGTGATTTTGATTTTTATCTACCAGAAGAGCTTATAGCTCAGCACCCATTAGAGAGAAGAGATTCTTCAAGATTAATGGTTTTAGATAGAAATACTGGGGATGTGGAGCATAAGCATTTTCATGATATAATTGAATATTTAAATGAAGGTGACACTATTGTTTTAAATAATACTAGAGTAATGCCTGCAAGACTTATAGGAGAAAAAGAAGGTACTGGTGGGAAAATAGAGTTTCTTCTATTAAAAAGAATAGAAGGAGATAAATGGGAGTGTTTAGCAAAACCAGGTAAAAAAGCAAAAATAGGTCAAAAATTTGTTTTTGGAAGCGGAAAGCTTAACTGTGAAGTAATAGATATAATTGAAGAAGGAAATAGAATAATTGAGTTTTCATATGAAGGAATTTTTGAGCAGGTTTTAGATGAATTAGGAGAAATGCCACTTCCACCATATATAACAGAAAGATTAGAAGATAGAGAAAGATATCAAACAGTTTATTCTAAGGAAAAGGGATCAGCAGCAGCTCCAACAGCAGGATTACATTTTACAGAAGAATTATTAAATGAAATAAAAGCTAAGGGAATTAATATAGCTTATTTAACTTTACATGTTGGACTTGGAACATTTAGACCAGTTAAGGCTGAAACTATAGATGAGCATGTAATGCATTCGGAATATTATTCATTAGATGAAAAAGATGCAGAAATAATAAATGATACTAAAATAAGAGGAAATAGAGTAATTTCAGTTGGCACAACATCAACAAGAACTTTAGAAACTATTGCAAATGAAGATGGATTAGTAAGGCCTCAAAGTGGATGGACTAACATTTTTATATATCCAGGATATAAATTTAAAGTTGTAGATAATTTAATTACAAACTTTCATTTGCCAGAATCAACATTAATAATGTTAGTATCAGCATTAGCAGGTAAAGAAAATGTTATGAATGCTTATAAAGAAGCAGTAGAGGAAAAATATAGATTCTTTTCCTTTGGTGATTCTATGTTTATAAAGTAA
- a CDS encoding DHH family phosphoesterase, which translates to MRKFWESIYSPNYITGYNPFILKDMNKAIERMVEAINNRKKIVIYGVPNVDGLCAIASLSLVLRYLNADVEYIINDDDSNTSGITSNDIINNVNFLGGQLLITLGIDLNSEEEQMLCKDLGIDLIVLENKLINIDKGYIYINPNQKCCQYRYKNLSISGLAFKLMQAIAIYYNIKSINKYLDLILIGEQWAEVPLKGENAVILKEGRKFLINTNNHGLRSIMDYYDIIEMDEKCILKIIEVITPTINAVRMMDNARIIIELLTTTKKERAEQITKYLNKSKITI; encoded by the coding sequence ATGCGCAAGTTTTGGGAGAGTATTTATAGTCCAAATTACATAACTGGATATAATCCCTTTATACTTAAAGATATGAACAAAGCTATTGAACGAATGGTAGAGGCTATAAATAATAGAAAAAAAATAGTTATTTATGGCGTGCCAAATGTAGATGGGCTATGTGCTATTGCATCATTGAGTTTAGTATTAAGATATTTAAATGCTGACGTTGAGTATATAATTAATGATGATGATTCAAATACTTCTGGAATTACATCTAATGATATAATAAATAATGTTAATTTTTTGGGGGGTCAGCTTCTAATAACTTTGGGGATAGATTTAAATTCAGAAGAAGAACAAATGCTTTGCAAAGATCTTGGTATAGATTTAATTGTTTTGGAAAATAAATTGATAAATATTGATAAAGGATACATATACATAAATCCAAATCAAAAATGCTGTCAATATAGATATAAAAATTTATCTATTAGTGGATTAGCATTTAAATTAATGCAGGCAATTGCAATATATTATAACATAAAAAGCATTAATAAATATTTGGATTTGATTTTAATTGGTGAACAATGGGCAGAAGTACCTTTGAAAGGTGAAAATGCTGTTATATTAAAAGAAGGAAGAAAATTTTTAATTAACACCAATAATCATGGATTAAGATCTATTATGGATTATTATGATATAATAGAAATGGATGAAAAGTGTATTTTAAAGATAATAGAGGTAATAACACCTACTATTAATGCAGTTAGAATGATGGACAATGCTCGTATAATTATTGAGTTATTAACTACAACTAAAAAAGAAAGAGCAGAACAAATAACTAAATATTTAAATAAATCAAAGATAACTATATAA
- the secD gene encoding protein translocase subunit SecD → MKAKGKGKGKSLIIFLLCVIAIFSLAFAGFKGFKIAGWEFKSFDKVITKGLDLQGGVSVLMEIQDENSSRDDLEKTRQLLELRVNKLGVAETTVATEGEKRIRVDIPGKFDSNEIVDSLGKTGNLTFKDPSGNVVLTGKDVKEATAMLDHQTNKPVVSLKLNEEGQKKFADATSKNIGKQISISMDEEVISSPTVQNAITDGNAIITGSSTIDEAKNLSGLINSGALPVSIKAVSVNNVGAQLGSEALPNAMKAGVVGIALIFIFMIIYYRVPGILSCIALVLYTTLVLLIFAEVGATLTLPGIAGFLLTIGMAVDANVLIFERIREELAKGISIKSAVKKGFENALSSIVDSNVTTIIAALVLYFIGSGAVKGFAVTLMIGILVSMFTALIVTKLLVNLSVEIGLLKDIRQFRVKRGAKNA, encoded by the coding sequence ATGAAAGCAAAAGGCAAAGGTAAAGGCAAAAGCTTAATAATATTTTTACTCTGTGTAATTGCTATATTTTCTTTAGCATTTGCAGGCTTTAAGGGTTTTAAAATTGCGGGATGGGAGTTTAAGTCATTCGATAAAGTTATAACCAAAGGATTAGATCTACAAGGTGGAGTTTCTGTATTAATGGAAATACAGGATGAAAATTCTTCAAGAGATGACCTTGAAAAAACAAGACAATTATTAGAGCTTAGAGTTAATAAGTTAGGAGTTGCTGAAACCACTGTAGCAACAGAGGGAGAAAAAAGAATAAGAGTAGACATTCCAGGGAAATTTGACTCAAATGAAATTGTTGATAGTTTGGGTAAAACAGGAAATCTAACATTTAAAGATCCAAGTGGAAATGTAGTTTTAACAGGAAAAGATGTTAAAGAAGCTACAGCAATGTTAGATCATCAAACTAATAAACCTGTAGTTTCGCTTAAGTTAAATGAAGAAGGTCAAAAGAAATTTGCAGATGCAACTTCAAAAAATATAGGAAAACAGATATCAATATCAATGGATGAAGAAGTGATTTCAAGTCCAACAGTACAAAATGCTATTACAGATGGAAATGCAATTATAACAGGAAGTTCAACAATTGATGAAGCTAAAAATTTATCTGGACTTATAAATTCAGGTGCACTACCTGTATCAATTAAAGCTGTATCAGTTAATAATGTTGGAGCACAATTAGGATCAGAAGCACTTCCTAATGCTATGAAAGCTGGAGTAGTAGGTATAGCACTAATATTTATATTTATGATAATTTACTATAGAGTACCAGGAATATTATCCTGTATAGCTTTAGTTTTATATACAACATTAGTTCTTTTAATTTTTGCAGAAGTTGGAGCAACTTTGACATTACCAGGTATAGCAGGATTCTTACTTACAATAGGTATGGCAGTAGATGCAAATGTGCTTATATTTGAAAGAATAAGAGAAGAATTAGCAAAAGGAATTAGTATTAAAAGTGCTGTTAAGAAAGGGTTTGAAAATGCCTTATCATCAATTGTAGATTCTAACGTAACTACAATAATAGCAGCATTAGTATTATACTTTATAGGATCAGGAGCTGTTAAGGGTTTTGCTGTAACACTTATGATAGGTATATTAGTAAGTATGTTTACAGCCTTAATAGTTACTAAGCTTTTAGTAAACTTATCAGTTGAAATAGGCCTTTTAAAAGATATTAGACAATTTAGAGTAAAGAGGGGGGCTAAAAATGCTTAA
- the secF gene encoding protein translocase subunit SecF, translating into MLKIIEKSKIWFSISLIIILIGLGFIFTRGLNFGIDFKGGTKVVIELGENFNKSEVDEIVKKYADDAVTNEVDKTQYEIKSRDLDTSKVAELFKELKEKYNLEDKALLSQEEIGASIGKELTRNSIVALIIACGAMLIYIAFRFKMNYGIAALLALLHDVLITLSIFAIFNIPVNTPFIASILTIIGYSINDTIVIFDRIRENSKNMRRAPAIEIANKSLTQTLARSINTTLTTLFVIASVNVFVPTVREFSFPLLIGIAFGAYSSLFIASPIWVILKNREEKKKEMKVA; encoded by the coding sequence ATGCTTAAAATAATAGAAAAAAGTAAGATTTGGTTCTCAATTTCATTAATAATAATTTTAATAGGCTTAGGATTTATATTTACAAGAGGTCTAAACTTTGGAATAGATTTCAAGGGTGGAACTAAAGTTGTAATTGAATTAGGAGAAAATTTTAATAAATCAGAAGTTGATGAAATTGTAAAGAAGTATGCAGATGATGCAGTAACAAATGAAGTTGATAAAACTCAATATGAAATAAAGTCTAGAGATTTAGATACTTCTAAAGTAGCAGAATTATTTAAAGAGCTTAAAGAAAAATATAACTTAGAAGATAAGGCATTATTATCACAAGAGGAAATAGGAGCATCTATAGGTAAAGAATTAACAAGAAATTCTATTGTTGCATTAATTATAGCTTGTGGAGCAATGCTTATCTATATAGCATTTAGATTTAAAATGAATTATGGTATAGCAGCTTTATTAGCACTTTTACATGACGTTCTAATTACGTTAAGTATATTTGCAATATTTAATATACCAGTAAATACACCATTTATTGCATCTATATTAACTATAATAGGTTATTCAATAAACGATACTATAGTAATCTTTGATAGAATAAGAGAAAATTCAAAAAATATGAGAAGAGCCCCAGCTATTGAAATTGCAAATAAAAGTTTAACTCAAACTTTAGCTAGATCAATTAATACAACATTAACTACTTTATTTGTAATAGCTTCAGTTAATGTATTTGTACCAACAGTTAGAGAATTCTCATTCCCATTACTTATAGGTATAGCTTTTGGAGCATATTCATCATTATTCATAGCTTCACCAATATGGGTTATATTAAAGAATAGAGAAGAAAAGAAAAAAGAAATGAAAGTGGCATAA
- the ruvA gene encoding Holliday junction branch migration protein RuvA: MYEYIKGKYMGINKDYIVVENNGLGYKVFTSGATMSSMPKVGEDIMLYLEQIVREDFLGLYGFDSREELEMFKMLLSINGVGAKAALSLLSISRINNLKYAIMMGDDKHLCRAPGIGKKTAGRIILELKDKLKPDELIDDIENVESIENIEKYNVNVISEALGALLALGYSEKEAESALRKVNKDDTVENIIKSCLKVLMG, encoded by the coding sequence ATGTATGAATATATAAAAGGTAAATATATGGGGATTAATAAAGATTATATTGTTGTTGAAAACAATGGATTAGGTTATAAAGTTTTTACATCAGGTGCTACAATGTCCTCCATGCCTAAAGTAGGAGAAGATATAATGTTATATCTTGAACAAATTGTTAGAGAAGATTTTTTAGGTCTTTATGGTTTTGATTCAAGAGAAGAACTAGAAATGTTTAAAATGTTATTAAGTATAAATGGTGTAGGAGCAAAAGCAGCTTTATCATTATTATCTATAAGCAGAATAAATAATCTAAAATATGCTATAATGATGGGTGATGATAAGCATTTATGTAGAGCACCGGGTATAGGAAAGAAAACAGCTGGAAGAATTATTCTAGAATTAAAGGATAAATTAAAACCAGATGAGTTAATTGATGATATAGAAAACGTAGAATCAATTGAAAATATAGAGAAATATAATGTAAATGTTATTAGTGAAGCATTAGGAGCTTTACTTGCTCTAGGGTATTCAGAAAAAGAAGCAGAAAGCGCCTTAAGAAAGGTTAATAAAGATGATACTGTTGAAAATATAATAAAAAGTTGTTTAAAAGTTTTAATGGGATAG
- a CDS encoding adenine phosphoribosyltransferase: MDLKEKIRIIDGFPKEGISFKDITTAIGDGEALKYSIDKMVEHLKDKNIDLIVGPEARGFIYGVPVAYAMGIGFVPVRKPGKLPGETVSVDYDLEYGKDTLQIHKDSIKKGQRVAIVDDLLATGGTIEAVAKLVEIAGGEVVSLEFAIELTDLKGRDKLKGYDVMSLVQYDI, from the coding sequence ATGGATCTAAAAGAAAAAATAAGAATAATTGATGGTTTCCCAAAGGAAGGAATAAGCTTTAAGGATATTACAACTGCAATAGGGGATGGAGAAGCTTTAAAATATTCAATAGATAAAATGGTTGAGCATCTTAAAGATAAAAATATAGATTTAATTGTTGGACCAGAAGCTAGAGGATTTATTTATGGTGTACCGGTAGCATATGCTATGGGAATTGGATTTGTTCCAGTTAGAAAGCCTGGAAAGCTACCAGGAGAAACTGTTTCAGTTGATTATGATTTAGAATATGGTAAGGATACATTACAAATACACAAGGATTCAATAAAGAAAGGCCAAAGAGTAGCTATAGTTGATGATTTATTAGCAACTGGTGGAACAATAGAGGCTGTTGCAAAGCTTGTTGAAATAGCTGGTGGAGAAGTTGTATCTTTAGAATTTGCAATAGAATTAACAGACTTAAAAGGTAGAGATAAGTTAAAGGGCTATGATGTTATGTCATTAGTTCAATATGATATCTAA